In Methanococcus voltae, a single window of DNA contains:
- a CDS encoding SLC13 family permease, whose amino-acid sequence MKKAIVFFIIFLLAIGATKYAFSGESTEDLKAGDFHQEKAILTLIILVVAAAMFFTEAAPLAVTAMLVPVALSFPGIDILSSADAFSQFGNKWVVLFMAAFILGDAVFRTGFADKVGQLTVKGAGKNKNLLLILVMTAVGGMSAFLSNTGTTAVFIPIVMGICASASIRPGKILMPMAFAASLGGTMTLVGTPPNGLVNSTLEQAGLAQLSFFDFAQMGLVLFVAGILYYALIGHKFLPDSDSESTFEEGDIVYRREKMWVSMLIFLFVLLATVYNVIPITTAFMLGACLVVITGCITMQEAFNSISWTTIFLFAGMLSLSIALTNTGAAAMIANICVAHITSPMALLAVTYVLTAIITNFMSNTATAALVMPIGLALADAFDVSAKPILIAIAMAASACFLTPIATPPNMIVLGPGGYKFKDYFKAGWPLQLICGILVITVTPLIWPF is encoded by the coding sequence TTGAAAAAAGCAATAGTATTTTTTATAATATTTTTATTGGCCATAGGAGCCACAAAATACGCATTTAGTGGGGAAAGTACCGAGGACTTAAAAGCTGGCGACTTTCATCAGGAAAAAGCAATATTAACACTTATAATTTTAGTAGTTGCAGCAGCAATGTTTTTTACCGAAGCAGCACCATTGGCAGTAACCGCGATGTTAGTGCCCGTAGCGCTGAGTTTTCCCGGGATAGATATACTATCGAGTGCAGACGCATTCAGCCAATTTGGGAATAAATGGGTAGTATTGTTCATGGCAGCCTTTATATTGGGTGACGCTGTGTTTAGAACCGGCTTTGCAGATAAAGTTGGACAATTAACCGTTAAAGGTGCGGGAAAAAATAAAAATTTATTATTAATATTAGTTATGACAGCAGTCGGTGGAATGTCAGCATTTTTATCAAATACTGGAACTACTGCGGTATTCATTCCTATAGTAATGGGAATATGTGCTTCTGCAAGTATAAGGCCGGGTAAAATATTGATGCCGATGGCTTTTGCAGCGTCTTTGGGTGGTACTATGACTTTAGTAGGTACGCCACCAAACGGTCTTGTAAATAGTACGTTAGAACAAGCAGGATTGGCACAATTAAGTTTCTTTGACTTCGCACAGATGGGTCTCGTACTATTTGTTGCAGGAATTTTGTATTATGCGTTAATAGGGCATAAATTTTTACCTGATTCAGATTCTGAATCTACATTTGAGGAAGGAGATATTGTATATAGGCGAGAAAAAATGTGGGTTTCTATGCTTATATTCTTGTTTGTATTATTGGCAACGGTTTACAATGTAATTCCAATTACTACGGCATTTATGTTAGGGGCTTGTTTAGTAGTTATAACAGGCTGTATAACAATGCAAGAAGCCTTTAATAGTATTTCATGGACAACTATATTCTTATTTGCAGGTATGTTGTCATTAAGTATCGCATTAACAAATACGGGTGCGGCAGCAATGATTGCAAACATCTGTGTTGCACATATTACATCACCAATGGCTTTATTGGCGGTTACATATGTATTAACGGCAATAATTACTAACTTCATGTCGAATACTGCTACAGCAGCTTTGGTAATGCCAATAGGGTTAGCTTTGGCAGATGCGTTTGATGTAAGCGCTAAACCAATATTAATAGCAATAGCTATGGCGGCTTCAGCTTGTTTCCTTACGCCAATTGCTACGCCACCAAATATGATAGTTTTGGGGCCTGGCGGTTATAAATTCAAAGATTACTTTAAAGCAGGCTGGCCATTACAGTTAATTTGTGGAATATTGGTAATAACAGTAACACCATTAATTTGGCCGTTCTAA
- a CDS encoding 50S ribosomal protein L40e, with the protein MAFDEAIKRVFTKKICMKCNARNAWKATKCRKCGYSNLRPKAKEARA; encoded by the coding sequence ATGGCATTTGACGAAGCTATAAAAAGAGTTTTTACAAAAAAGATTTGCATGAAATGTAACGCAAGAAATGCTTGGAAAGCTACAAAATGTAGAAAATGCGGTTACTCAAATTTAAGACCTAAAGCTAAAGAAGCAAGAGCATAA
- a CDS encoding DUF367 family protein: MNLYIYHAKQCDPKRCTALKMGRMGYAKILTNPKRLPRNAILLNPYAEKTVSFEDRDIIEKNGIMALDCSWKQAEQVFKKTNSKTQRSLPFLVAGNPVNYGKPCKLTTLEATIATLYIADYKEEAYELLNGFKWAHTFIELNKKLLDFYCGKTSDEIIEFQKELLKDVK; this comes from the coding sequence ATGAATTTATACATTTATCACGCTAAGCAATGTGACCCAAAACGTTGCACCGCTTTAAAAATGGGTAGGATGGGGTATGCAAAAATACTTACAAATCCTAAAAGACTACCGAGGAATGCCATATTACTTAACCCCTATGCTGAGAAAACAGTATCTTTTGAAGATAGGGATATTATCGAAAAAAATGGGATTATGGCATTAGATTGCTCTTGGAAACAAGCTGAACAAGTATTTAAAAAGACAAATTCGAAAACACAACGTAGTTTACCTTTTTTAGTTGCAGGAAATCCAGTAAATTATGGTAAACCTTGTAAACTCACGACTTTGGAAGCTACAATAGCCACTTTATATATTGCAGATTATAAAGAGGAAGCTTATGAACTTTTAAATGGTTTTAAGTGGGCTCACACCTTTATAGAATTAAATAAAAAATTGTTGGACTTTTACTGTGGTAAAACGTCTGATGAAATTATTGAATTCCAAAAAGAGCTTTTAAAGGATGTTAAATAA
- a CDS encoding THUMP domain-containing protein, producing the protein MDILSNNTELTKSDDFKNKIGNLNKFNYKTAFLLSGEHIELPFAELKALLELNISDDSKKIANSEGNSEGLSIQKYIEDNLFCNFSDNAVHNKENPNKSNYVIYNENLSCETLVKIINRAGYVNEAHKILYESEYCENEDINDSNVLSADDVVNNIYELLENMEIPEISGSFAVRVQKLYKNSTLKTMPIERHIGSIVSQKMQGNLKVNLKNPDWIVKVMVLKDRIYLSIVVSKRDVEYFEHNRPHMRAYFHPGCILPKLARCIVNLSRVNENDVLYDPFCGTGGFLIEAGLIGCNLIGSDIDYQMVNGTKLNLETYDLNDKVICIKQLDANEAKSYINSLGISEVDSMVTDPPYGISTSKKGDMSEIFDKLCLLLKKGGYMSFAAPCIMDLNLELVELYSIKVHKSLTRYIHVYKKLE; encoded by the coding sequence ATGGACATATTATCTAATAACACGGAATTAACTAAATCAGACGATTTTAAAAATAAAATAGGAAATTTAAATAAATTTAATTATAAAACTGCTTTTTTATTAAGCGGTGAGCATATTGAACTGCCATTTGCAGAGCTAAAAGCACTTTTAGAACTTAATATATCAGATGATTCAAAAAAAATAGCCAATTCTGAAGGAAATTCTGAAGGATTAAGCATTCAAAAATATATTGAAGATAATTTATTTTGTAATTTTTCAGATAATGCAGTACATAACAAAGAAAACCCGAATAAGTCAAACTATGTAATATACAATGAAAATTTAAGTTGTGAAACATTAGTTAAAATTATAAATAGGGCAGGTTATGTAAATGAAGCTCATAAAATACTATATGAATCAGAATATTGTGAAAATGAAGATATTAATGATTCAAACGTACTAAGTGCAGATGATGTTGTAAATAACATTTATGAATTGCTTGAAAATATGGAAATTCCAGAAATAAGCGGTTCTTTTGCAGTTAGGGTCCAAAAATTGTATAAAAATAGTACTTTAAAAACTATGCCTATTGAAAGACATATTGGGAGCATAGTAAGCCAAAAAATGCAAGGAAATTTAAAAGTCAACTTGAAAAATCCCGACTGGATAGTTAAAGTTATGGTATTAAAAGATAGGATTTATTTATCTATAGTTGTGTCAAAACGAGATGTTGAGTATTTTGAGCATAATAGACCCCACATGCGTGCTTATTTCCATCCTGGTTGTATATTGCCAAAATTAGCCCGATGTATTGTTAATCTATCTCGCGTTAATGAAAATGATGTATTGTACGACCCATTTTGTGGAACTGGCGGTTTTTTAATAGAAGCTGGATTGATAGGTTGTAACTTAATAGGTAGTGATATAGACTATCAAATGGTGAATGGTACCAAATTAAATTTAGAAACATATGATTTAAACGATAAAGTAATTTGTATAAAGCAACTCGATGCAAATGAGGCTAAATCATATATTAACTCTTTGGGGATATCCGAAGTAGATTCAATGGTTACCGACCCACCTTATGGTATTTCGACATCTAAAAAAGGAGACATGTCTGAAATATTTGATAAATTATGTTTATTATTAAAAAAAGGCGGTTACATGTCCTTTGCAGCACCATGTATCATGGATTTAAACTTAGAATTAGTAGAACTGTATTCTATAAAAGTACATAAAAGTTTAACTAGATATATACATGTCTATAAAAAATTAGAGTAA
- a CDS encoding FAD-dependent oxidoreductase, which translates to MKIIVVGGGTSGILSALALEKEGHDVLVLEKNDKIGGLCRSETIDGYTVDIGVHAITMLNNGPLTRLLDKYSQYLPNFKPYGEYYIRTDQLHKIPVSMHEWMTTAVIPHKDKLLVTSKIIDLMTVGFDKEASVYDIVKDLNLSDPTLEFFDTFSYFLSGEGMDKTPLWRLFTGAGYIPEDDIIPFIYNDLRINPLRKSISKKFDSGRLWNMVDDGLLKSIKNKSKKYITKFMGEARFGSQGYPMGGVQSICDCVCNSMRNTTLKTNEEVLKIIQEEDTYYVYTKNDIYKADVIIYSAPAVTIPNVVKNVEEVNKYDEKFKNIKFSESTTIWVGDEENYFPYIGSEVWVDYPCWATTTSNYDPWLAPKGKHLMGFSFVNSKEEDAIMSIETKLNINLDKVDMLHIQKTIPEHASCAIDQFFVYPKIKNNFYVVGTDSDPRSMGVTRASYSVEMMLSEFKNTYQNNLPPKL; encoded by the coding sequence ATGAAAATCATAGTTGTAGGAGGAGGAACCTCCGGAATACTTTCAGCATTAGCCCTTGAAAAAGAAGGTCATGACGTATTAGTACTTGAAAAAAACGATAAAATCGGAGGATTATGTCGAAGTGAAACTATTGACGGATATACTGTAGATATTGGAGTTCATGCAATAACGATGCTAAATAACGGACCGTTAACTAGACTTTTAGATAAGTATTCTCAATATCTTCCAAACTTCAAACCTTATGGAGAATACTATATAAGAACAGATCAACTTCATAAGATACCTGTTTCTATGCACGAATGGATGACTACAGCCGTAATACCTCACAAAGATAAATTATTAGTTACTTCAAAAATTATAGACCTTATGACCGTTGGATTTGATAAAGAAGCTTCGGTATATGATATTGTTAAAGATTTAAATCTTAGTGATCCTACGTTGGAATTTTTTGACACGTTCTCGTACTTCTTAAGTGGTGAAGGAATGGATAAAACGCCCCTTTGGAGATTGTTCACCGGTGCGGGTTACATTCCAGAAGATGATATAATCCCATTTATATATAATGATTTAAGGATAAATCCATTACGTAAATCAATTTCTAAGAAATTTGATTCAGGAAGACTTTGGAATATGGTGGATGATGGACTATTAAAATCGATTAAAAATAAATCTAAAAAATATATTACTAAATTTATGGGCGAAGCTAGATTTGGTAGCCAAGGCTATCCAATGGGTGGCGTTCAATCCATTTGCGATTGTGTATGCAATTCTATGAGAAATACAACTTTAAAAACCAATGAAGAAGTTTTAAAAATCATTCAAGAAGAAGATACGTATTATGTATACACTAAAAACGATATTTATAAAGCAGATGTCATAATTTATTCCGCACCTGCTGTTACAATCCCTAATGTTGTTAAGAATGTTGAAGAAGTCAACAAATATGATGAAAAATTCAAAAATATTAAATTTTCAGAATCTACCACTATATGGGTGGGCGATGAAGAAAATTACTTCCCGTATATTGGTTCTGAGGTTTGGGTTGATTATCCGTGTTGGGCTACAACCACATCCAATTATGACCCATGGCTTGCTCCAAAAGGAAAACATTTGATGGGCTTCTCATTTGTAAATAGCAAAGAAGAAGATGCAATTATGTCAATTGAAACTAAATTAAATATTAATCTTGATAAGGTTGATATGTTACATATTCAGAAAACAATTCCCGAACACGCCTCTTGTGCAATAGATCAGTTCTTTGTATATCCCAAAATTAAAAATAACTTCTATGTGGTAGGTACAGATTCAGACCCTCGTAGTATGGGCGTAACTAGGGCTTCGTACTCTGTTGAAATGATGCTTTCGGAATTCAAAAACACTTATCAAAATAATTTACCACCTAAATTATAA
- the hpt gene encoding hypoxanthine/guanine phosphoribosyltransferase yields MKRVLDETLESSPIIQRGEYNYFIHPIADGVPLFTSDLLRDVATRTIKKIDTNIDKIVTAEAMGIPIATAISMSTDIPYVVMRKRQYFLEGEVPVHQETGYSKGELYLNGVQKGDRVTIVDDVLSTGGTLIAVIRALERAGAEIVDIVCVIERGDGKAKVKEVTGYDVQTLVKIEVTENGVVILESK; encoded by the coding sequence TTGAAAAGAGTTTTAGATGAAACATTGGAAAGTTCCCCTATAATCCAAAGAGGAGAGTATAACTACTTCATACATCCCATAGCTGATGGCGTGCCTTTATTCACATCAGATTTATTGAGAGATGTTGCTACAAGAACAATTAAAAAAATAGATACTAACATTGACAAGATAGTAACTGCAGAAGCTATGGGAATTCCTATTGCTACAGCTATTTCAATGTCGACAGACATTCCTTACGTAGTTATGAGGAAAAGACAGTATTTCTTAGAAGGGGAAGTTCCTGTTCATCAAGAAACCGGATACAGTAAAGGAGAATTGTATTTAAACGGTGTTCAGAAAGGAGATAGAGTTACAATCGTAGACGATGTTTTATCAACCGGTGGAACATTAATTGCAGTCATCAGAGCCCTTGAAAGAGCAGGTGCTGAAATAGTAGATATTGTTTGCGTAATTGAAAGAGGAGATGGAAAAGCAAAAGTTAAAGAAGTAACTGGCTACGATGTACAAACTTTAGTTAAAATAGAAGTTACAGAAAACGGTGTAGTAATTTTAGAATCAAAATAA
- a CDS encoding nitroreductase family protein, which translates to MEAIFERRSIRKYLEKPISKELILDLLKAGMYAPTACNQRPWEFLVIDNPETLLKITEVHPYSQMLKEAPVCIAVCCNKDRTNKIGDPFWDQDCAAATENILLEAQDKGLGAVWLGVYPKENLMSDLKRILGIPENVIPFALISLGYPAEKPEYVEKFDSSRVYYNDWKHRY; encoded by the coding sequence ATGGAAGCAATTTTTGAAAGAAGGAGCATAAGAAAATATCTTGAAAAGCCGATATCAAAAGAATTAATTCTTGATTTGCTAAAAGCAGGTATGTATGCCCCTACAGCATGTAATCAACGACCTTGGGAGTTTTTAGTAATTGATAACCCCGAAACTCTGTTAAAAATTACAGAAGTTCACCCATATTCTCAAATGCTAAAGGAAGCTCCAGTTTGCATTGCTGTTTGTTGCAATAAAGACAGAACCAATAAAATAGGAGATCCATTTTGGGATCAGGATTGTGCTGCAGCTACAGAAAATATATTGCTTGAAGCACAAGATAAAGGATTAGGTGCGGTTTGGTTAGGTGTTTATCCAAAAGAAAATCTTATGAGTGATTTGAAAAGAATTTTAGGAATTCCTGAAAACGTAATACCTTTTGCATTGATTTCATTAGGTTATCCTGCAGAAAAACCAGAATATGTTGAGAAATTTGATAGTTCTAGAGTTTATTATAATGATTGGAAACATAGATATTAA
- the glyS gene encoding glycine--tRNA ligase has protein sequence MEKIDKNEKYNKIMDLIKRRGYLWNSFEIYGGIAGFFDYGPLGAILKNNIVNTWRKHYIINEGFYEIEGPTINPYEVLKASGHVDNFTDPLVQCKECNESFRADHIIEENVDVDTEGKTLEELQALIIENNIKCPLCGGEFKDVDTFNLMFKTSIGPSGKRVAFMRPETAQGIFIQFKRINQFFRNKLPFGAVQIGKSYRNEISPRQGVIRLREFSQAEAEFFIHPDKKNYEKFERVKDMVLPLLPSTNQEDETLVADEKIVKMTLGEAVEKGVVKNKAIAYFISVTANFLLDVGIDANKMRFRQHLPNEMAHYASDCWDAELYSDRFGWVECVGVADRTDYDLKSHMATSGEDLSVFVEYAEPKEIETFDIELNFKALGKTFKGDSKVIQKLISEMDYKEIEEMVSDIENSEKDNKYLLKADDGKEFELTSEYVGAKKVTKKITGEKVIPHVIEPSYGVDRITYFVIEHSFNEEEDRTFMKLAPAVAPIKAGVFPLVNKEQMPIIAKEIEETLRNSGIIAEYDDSGAIGRRYLRMDEVGTPFCITVDGESLDSGTVTIRERDERNQKRLKIEELGDYIANSLK, from the coding sequence ATGGAAAAAATAGATAAAAATGAAAAATATAATAAAATAATGGATTTAATTAAAAGAAGAGGTTATTTATGGAATTCCTTTGAAATTTACGGGGGAATTGCAGGTTTCTTTGATTATGGTCCATTAGGTGCAATTTTAAAGAATAATATTGTAAATACTTGGAGAAAGCATTATATTATTAATGAAGGATTTTATGAGATAGAGGGACCTACAATAAACCCTTACGAAGTTTTAAAGGCATCTGGACACGTTGATAACTTCACAGACCCATTAGTGCAATGTAAAGAATGTAATGAATCATTCAGAGCAGACCACATAATCGAGGAAAACGTGGACGTAGATACTGAAGGTAAGACACTCGAAGAATTGCAGGCATTAATCATTGAAAATAATATAAAATGTCCATTATGTGGTGGCGAGTTTAAAGACGTTGATACCTTTAACTTAATGTTCAAAACATCAATTGGTCCAAGTGGTAAAAGAGTAGCTTTTATGAGGCCAGAAACTGCACAAGGTATATTTATCCAATTTAAAAGAATAAATCAGTTTTTTAGAAATAAATTACCGTTTGGAGCTGTTCAAATTGGTAAATCATACAGAAATGAAATTTCGCCAAGACAGGGAGTTATAAGACTTAGAGAATTTAGCCAAGCTGAAGCTGAATTTTTCATACACCCTGATAAAAAGAACTATGAGAAGTTCGAACGTGTAAAAGATATGGTTTTACCATTATTACCTTCAACAAACCAAGAAGACGAAACATTAGTTGCAGATGAAAAAATCGTTAAAATGACCTTGGGCGAAGCTGTAGAAAAAGGCGTCGTAAAAAACAAAGCTATTGCGTACTTTATTTCAGTAACTGCTAATTTCTTACTCGACGTAGGAATTGACGCAAATAAAATGAGATTTAGACAACACTTACCAAACGAAATGGCACACTATGCTTCAGATTGTTGGGACGCAGAACTTTATTCTGATAGATTTGGTTGGGTTGAATGTGTAGGGGTAGCGGATAGGACAGATTACGATTTAAAATCACACATGGCTACAAGCGGTGAAGATTTAAGTGTATTTGTTGAATATGCAGAACCTAAAGAAATTGAAACTTTTGATATCGAATTAAACTTTAAAGCATTGGGAAAAACCTTTAAAGGGGATTCAAAAGTAATTCAAAAGTTGATTTCAGAGATGGATTATAAAGAAATCGAAGAAATGGTTTCAGATATTGAAAATTCGGAAAAAGATAACAAATACTTATTAAAAGCAGACGATGGTAAAGAGTTTGAATTAACAAGCGAATATGTCGGAGCTAAAAAAGTAACTAAAAAGATAACTGGGGAAAAGGTAATTCCGCACGTTATTGAGCCATCATATGGTGTTGATAGAATAACCTACTTTGTTATTGAACACTCTTTCAACGAAGAAGAGGATAGAACATTCATGAAATTGGCACCAGCTGTGGCACCTATCAAAGCAGGTGTTTTCCCATTGGTAAATAAAGAGCAAATGCCAATCATTGCAAAAGAAATCGAAGAAACACTTAGAAATTCTGGAATAATCGCAGAATATGATGACAGTGGTGCTATCGGTAGAAGATATTTAAGAATGGATGAAGTAGGTACTCCGTTCTGTATCACTGTTGATGGTGAATCATTAGATAGTGGAACCGTTACAATCCGTGAAAGGGATGAAAGAAATCAAAAAAGATTAAAAATTGAAGAATTAGGCGATTACATCGCTAATTCTTTAAAATAA
- a CDS encoding triphosphoribosyl-dephospho-CoA synthase, which yields MNPFDIMKASQMACCLEVSSFKPGNVHRTRDYHDIKYHHFITSGIAFGNAIYSASNMFKDQDISIELDSNSDLKESSDFQINVGKAIKEAVVESVKWSPSNANLGIIMLHTPIAMAASKLENFNLEELKKWTEYITNNTTVDDAIAVYEAIEIGMAYVNPPEEGPDVKNNDSKKELVEKNLNLYDVYNISKEWDTISKEWVSNFKISYEGYELLKNNYENCKEIHEAVTLTFLEILSKYPDTLIARKKGIEFSKLVSEKAKETLKNFKKTGDRTVILDFDTYLSQESNKLNPGTTADLMASALFIYLIDRILSNKTILL from the coding sequence ATGAATCCTTTTGATATTATGAAAGCATCACAAATGGCTTGTTGCTTAGAAGTAAGTAGTTTTAAACCGGGAAACGTTCACCGAACCCGTGATTATCATGACATAAAATATCATCATTTTATAACTTCAGGAATAGCTTTTGGAAATGCCATATATTCTGCTTCAAACATGTTTAAAGACCAGGATATAAGTATAGAGTTAGATTCAAATTCAGATTTAAAAGAATCCAGCGATTTTCAAATAAATGTTGGTAAAGCCATAAAAGAGGCAGTAGTCGAATCCGTAAAGTGGTCACCTTCCAACGCAAATTTGGGCATTATCATGTTACATACTCCAATTGCAATGGCGGCTTCAAAATTAGAAAATTTTAATTTGGAAGAATTAAAAAAATGGACGGAATATATTACAAATAATACTACCGTAGATGATGCAATAGCAGTATACGAAGCAATAGAAATTGGAATGGCATATGTAAATCCTCCTGAAGAGGGTCCGGACGTTAAAAATAATGATTCAAAAAAGGAACTCGTTGAAAAGAATTTAAACTTGTATGACGTTTATAATATATCTAAAGAATGGGATACCATTTCCAAAGAATGGGTTTCCAATTTTAAAATATCTTATGAAGGTTATGAACTTTTAAAGAATAATTATGAGAATTGCAAGGAAATACACGAAGCGGTAACGCTTACATTTTTAGAAATTCTTTCAAAATATCCTGATACATTAATAGCAAGGAAAAAAGGCATCGAATTTTCAAAGTTAGTTTCTGAAAAGGCAAAAGAGACACTCAAAAACTTTAAAAAAACTGGCGATAGAACCGTAATTTTGGATTTTGACACGTATTTATCACAAGAATCAAATAAATTAAATCCTGGGACTACTGCAGATTTAATGGCGTCAGCATTATTTATTTATTTAATTGATAGAATTTTGTCCAATAAAACAATACTTTTATAA
- a CDS encoding PadR family transcriptional regulator produces the protein MKTKKKELMEYLILYHISEKPYHGYKLICDISEDIGVPKVSPSFVYPVLSKFTKKKYIQVILHDDKKVYEITDLGLGYLKENSEKLEKILKTKDDIREFHLSGGTKLRSILEVLHSEYFNLDSEERLKIGKCMLNFANELEKIIYEAKLKKI, from the coding sequence ATGAAAACAAAGAAAAAAGAACTTATGGAATATTTAATACTTTATCACATCAGTGAAAAGCCATACCATGGTTATAAATTAATTTGCGATATTTCGGAAGATATTGGAGTACCTAAAGTATCCCCAAGCTTCGTATATCCAGTTTTATCAAAATTTACTAAGAAAAAATACATCCAAGTAATTTTACATGACGATAAAAAAGTTTATGAAATTACCGATTTAGGTTTGGGATATCTGAAGGAAAATTCTGAAAAATTAGAAAAAATTCTAAAAACTAAAGATGATATTCGAGAATTTCATTTATCAGGCGGTACAAAATTGAGAAGTATATTAGAGGTATTGCACTCTGAATATTTCAATTTAGATTCTGAAGAACGGTTGAAAATTGGCAAATGTATGTTAAATTTTGCAAATGAATTGGAAAAAATAATTTACGAAGCTAAATTAAAAAAAATATAA
- a CDS encoding MATE family efflux transporter, translating into MKTKGVTNLLGDPKKAIVKIATPLMLAMLIQSLYNLVDTIWVAGLGDSSLAAVGVFFPVFFMLLAISGGMGIGTSSAISRRIGQENRNKASQIAEQGILVSLLIGILALFTIPFLNIIFSLMGVDADVVGLAYDYGSIIIMGAILLFFTDMGSAILRGEGNAKKPMYAIITGSIINIILDPIFIYILGFGIKGAAIATIISMSITSIMFAYWLLIKQNNYINIKFSKENLKLNYEIIKEIFKVGLPSSLSHVSMSLSMFGMNYILALVAGTAGVAIFSIGWKISSMGVIPLQGIGGSLVAVTGAAYGACKPEKIEEAYKYAIKFAVFIESIVAIVILALAPQITYLFTYSEGSAYLYEGTILFLEYMTLFYPTVPLAMLSSALFQGIGKGTTSLIMTTFRALFMQLLASYVFGCVLGYGLEGVWMGIIVGNLISVIIIFAVGLNTIKKLKNILHKEEEIEF; encoded by the coding sequence ATGAAAACTAAGGGAGTAACTAATTTATTAGGGGACCCTAAAAAGGCAATAGTTAAAATAGCTACGCCTTTAATGCTTGCAATGTTAATTCAATCATTGTACAATTTAGTAGATACCATATGGGTTGCAGGATTAGGTGACAGCTCACTTGCTGCTGTAGGGGTATTTTTCCCAGTGTTTTTTATGCTATTGGCAATTTCCGGAGGTATGGGTATAGGCACTAGCTCTGCTATTTCCAGGCGTATTGGACAGGAAAACAGAAATAAAGCATCTCAAATAGCAGAACAGGGGATACTAGTATCGCTATTAATAGGTATTTTAGCACTTTTTACAATACCATTTTTAAACATCATATTTTCACTAATGGGCGTTGATGCTGATGTTGTCGGTCTTGCATATGATTACGGAAGTATTATTATTATGGGTGCCATTTTACTTTTCTTTACCGATATGGGTTCCGCAATATTGAGGGGCGAAGGAAATGCTAAAAAACCTATGTATGCCATTATAACAGGTTCTATTATTAACATAATACTTGATCCTATCTTTATATACATTTTAGGGTTTGGGATTAAGGGTGCTGCAATAGCCACCATAATTTCTATGTCAATCACGAGTATAATGTTTGCATATTGGTTGCTCATTAAACAAAATAATTATATAAATATAAAATTCTCAAAAGAAAACTTAAAATTAAATTATGAAATAATTAAAGAGATATTTAAAGTAGGGTTACCCTCCTCACTTTCACACGTATCTATGTCATTATCCATGTTTGGAATGAACTATATCCTAGCTCTTGTTGCAGGTACTGCAGGAGTTGCAATATTTTCAATAGGTTGGAAAATATCTTCTATGGGGGTTATTCCACTTCAAGGGATTGGGGGTAGTCTTGTAGCAGTTACGGGTGCTGCGTATGGTGCTTGTAAACCTGAAAAAATTGAAGAAGCCTATAAATATGCGATAAAATTTGCCGTATTCATAGAATCCATAGTTGCAATTGTTATATTGGCATTGGCACCTCAAATTACATATTTATTTACCTATTCGGAAGGTTCCGCATATTTGTATGAAGGAACTATACTATTCCTAGAATATATGACTTTATTCTACCCTACAGTTCCATTAGCTATGCTATCTTCTGCATTATTCCAAGGAATTGGTAAAGGTACTACATCACTTATTATGACTACCTTTAGAGCATTATTTATGCAGTTGTTAGCCTCTTACGTATTCGGATGCGTATTGGGATATGGATTAGAAGGTGTTTGGATGGGTATAATCGTTGGAAATCTAATATCTGTTATAATAATATTTGCAGTTGGACTTAATACCATAAAGAAATTAAAAAATATATTACATAAAGAAGAAGAAATTGAATTTTAA